The Acinetobacter lwoffii genomic sequence TCGTATGGCAGCACATTTACCCAAGCATTTTGATACGGTCTACGTCTGGAACCGCAGCTTTAACAAGGCAGAGCAACATGCTGCTGAATATGGCACCCAGGCCGTAACCTTGGAACAGGCCGCACAGGCAGATGTGATTTTTTCCTGCCTGCCCACCAGTGCCGATGTAGAACAACTTCTGGAAAATTTACCGCTTAAATCCGGTTCAGTCTGGGTCGACTGCACCAGTGGTGTACCAGATTCTGCTCAAAAACTGGCAGCACAACTGGCTGAACAGGGGGTAATCTTTCTGGATGCACCGGTCAGTGGCCAAACCGTTGGTGCTGAAAATGGTACTTTAACCGTGATGGTAGGCGGTAATGTGCAGGGTTATGAAAAAGCCCTTCCTGCGATGCAGGCTTTTGGCAAGCTGATCAAGCATGTCGGTGAATCTGGCGCGGGTTTTGCAGTGAAGGCCGTAAATAATATGTTAATGGCTGTAAACCTGTGTGCCGTCGCAGAAGGCTTTACTACACTGAAAGCGCATGGGGTAAACCTTCATGAAGCGCTGGATTGTATTAATGCTTCAAGTGGTAAAAGTATGGTGACTGAAACCGTATTACCACAGCGTATTTTAAATCGCAGTTTTCCTGTAACCTTTGCCCTGCCACTCTTGGCCAAAGATACAGGTATCGCAATCGACCTTGCGCGTGAAGCCAAACTTTCTGCGCCTGTGCTCTCGTTGACCCAGAATCTGATTCAGGCGGCCAGCGATCTGTCGGATAAAAACAGTGATTTTTCCAGTGCTGTGAAAATGTATGAATCATGGAGTAATATTACCATCGAGTAATATCTCGCCATTGAATAATGATAACGAAACCTCATATTGTGACTAGTAGGCAGGCACATATAGTGGATAACCCAGAGGAAACTCTCATGAAGAAAT encodes the following:
- a CDS encoding NAD(P)-dependent oxidoreductase codes for the protein MIQSVAFIGLGAMGFRMAAHLPKHFDTVYVWNRSFNKAEQHAAEYGTQAVTLEQAAQADVIFSCLPTSADVEQLLENLPLKSGSVWVDCTSGVPDSAQKLAAQLAEQGVIFLDAPVSGQTVGAENGTLTVMVGGNVQGYEKALPAMQAFGKLIKHVGESGAGFAVKAVNNMLMAVNLCAVAEGFTTLKAHGVNLHEALDCINASSGKSMVTETVLPQRILNRSFPVTFALPLLAKDTGIAIDLAREAKLSAPVLSLTQNLIQAASDLSDKNSDFSSAVKMYESWSNITIE